A part of Brassica rapa cultivar Chiifu-401-42 chromosome A05, CAAS_Brap_v3.01, whole genome shotgun sequence genomic DNA contains:
- the LOC103866510 gene encoding precursor of CEP15, protein MDERKIKLHVLLLSFILISIAPSIHGFKMRGITRSEPEAFHGGKYFPTMKSRKLMATKLEVDYSGDYDDGASSASPSPPVPDYDDDIYKRQGDVPSPGIGH, encoded by the coding sequence ATGGATGAAAGGAAAATTAAGCTTCACGTTTTGTTACTCTCGTTCATACTCATCTCCATAGCTCCTTCGATTCACGGATTCAAAATGAGAGGCATTACTAGATCTGAGCCGGAAGCATTTCACGGCGGAAAGTATTTCCCGACAATGAAGAGCAGGAAGTTGATGGCTACGAAACTGGAAGTTGATTATTCAGGTGATTATGATGATGGAGCCTCTTCAGCATCACCATCACCACCAGTGCCTGATTATGATGATGATATCTATAAAAGGCAAGGTGATGTCCCAAGCCCCGGTATTGGCCACTGA